DNA from Malus sylvestris chromosome 11, drMalSylv7.2, whole genome shotgun sequence:
tttgtgaatcatAACCAGAAGAAGCATAACCagtgaaagaaagaaaggaggaggaagaagattagcgagagagagagagagagagagagagagagagagagagagaggcgtaGGGTGGGGCCGGGGCAGAGGATAGGAGGTAGGAGGTGTTTATGATGCTTTGTGAATCATTGCGTGATCGAATACAGCCATGGCTTCGTGATTACGACAGGCTTCAGTCATTGGCCGTCATTCTCCTCTACATTCAGGTTCCTCTCCTTTCCTTTCACTTCGTCTTCCTTTCAATTACAAAACCAAATCAATACGAATGAATGATTGATTCATATAACAATATTAAAGATCGATCCCTTGATGCATGTCTGTATGTATGTATAGATTGGGTGCGCATTGGTGGGATCGCTGGGTGCACTCTACAATGGGGTTTTGCTGATAAATCTGGCCATTGCATTGTTCGCCCTAGTCGCAATCGAGAGCAGCAGTCAGAGCCTCGGCCGCACATATGCCGTCCTTCTCGTCTGCGCCATCTTCCTCGATGTTTTCTGGTTCATTCTCTTCACCCACGAAATCTGGTAATTCACACTTCCTCCAACATTTTCCCTTTTGCATTTTGAcgtatgtatatgtacatatttatgCTTGATTCTGGTGCTTTTGTGTTTGTAACTTGGTGTTGCGCAGGAACCTTTCTCGCGGGAGTAATACAACTTTGTACATCTTCTCCGTAAAGCTCACTCTGGCCATGCAAATTATCAGCTTTTCCATCAGGTTATCCTCTTCCTTGTTATGGATTCAGATCTACAGGTTGGGCCTTTCTTATGTAGACACTAGTGCAACTCCTAGAGAAGCTGATTTTGATTTAAGAAATAGTTTCTTGAGTCCCAGTACTCCCGTTGTACCCAGACAAACTTCAGATTCTAGTGATGCTATAGGAGGCGCTATCTATGATCCTGCGTATTACTCCTCACTCTTTGAAGATGGTCAGGtcagtcctctctctctctctcattacaTGCCTACTCAATTTTTCATTTCTCATTGTTCTTCTCTTGCACCTACAAT
Protein-coding regions in this window:
- the LOC126589376 gene encoding uncharacterized protein LOC126589376; the protein is MMLCESLRDRIQPWLRDYDRLQSLAVILLYIQIGCALVGSLGALYNGVLLINLAIALFALVAIESSSQSLGRTYAVLLVCAIFLDVFWFILFTHEIWNLSRGSNTTLYIFSVKLTLAMQIISFSIRLSSSLLWIQIYRLGLSYVDTSATPREADFDLRNSFLSPSTPVVPRQTSDSSDAIGGAIYDPAYYSSLFEDGQGKYCSGNGSTSAVEASKTKPSVVRSFQFVDEEKAASQPSSV